From a region of the Paraburkholderia hospita genome:
- a CDS encoding fasciclin domain-containing protein, translating to MKRAIFFAVVALTMATSNAFAAGEPVMVGGQAMYPSKDIVDNAVNSADHTTLVAAVKAAGLVDTLKSAGPFTVFAPTNEAFAALPPGTVETLVKPENKAALTSILTYHVVPGRYDFWKLDTAIRAGGGKTELKTINGEMLTFSENGPHNIVVADAFGHTAEISTYDVVQSNGVIMVVDKVLMPK from the coding sequence ATGAAGCGCGCAATATTCTTTGCGGTTGTGGCACTGACGATGGCAACGTCGAACGCATTTGCAGCAGGTGAACCTGTCATGGTGGGCGGACAGGCGATGTATCCCAGCAAGGACATCGTAGACAACGCTGTCAACTCAGCGGACCACACTACGCTCGTTGCTGCAGTCAAAGCGGCTGGGCTCGTCGATACCTTGAAAAGCGCTGGCCCGTTTACCGTCTTTGCCCCGACCAATGAAGCGTTTGCAGCATTGCCTCCGGGCACTGTAGAGACGCTCGTGAAGCCGGAAAACAAGGCTGCGCTGACCAGCATCCTGACCTACCACGTCGTCCCTGGCCGATACGACTTCTGGAAGCTGGACACGGCTATCAGGGCAGGCGGTGGGAAGACAGAGCTGAAGACCATCAACGGAGAGATGCTCACGTTTTCGGAAAACGGACCTCACAACATTGTCGTTGCAGATGCCTTCGGGCACACCGCCGAGATTTCGACCTATGACGTCGTCCAGAGCAACGGCGTCATCATGGTAGTCGACAAGGTGCTGATGCCGAAATAG
- a CDS encoding IclR family transcriptional regulator domain-containing protein, which produces MSMVHSGAGRFFAAFLPQQKLEHMLGREVAKSQGPAVANVDDDLNRLAADIRHTLLSRTQGVPIPGVDSLSAPVFDHAGQIVLSITLFGPSDKLDASAQGTLAKELLRVSDKLSVRKPEKASSVRRGGKRHWQREARRVRAQTEALATPYRNVRRTGGSRRQRNKRVDSNQEE; this is translated from the coding sequence ATGTCCATGGTCCACAGCGGTGCAGGGCGATTCTTCGCGGCATTCCTGCCGCAACAGAAATTGGAGCATATGCTCGGTCGTGAAGTCGCAAAAAGTCAGGGACCTGCGGTAGCCAATGTAGATGATGACCTTAATCGCCTCGCAGCAGATATACGGCACACCCTTCTGTCACGAACTCAAGGTGTACCCATCCCCGGCGTCGACAGCTTAAGCGCACCCGTCTTCGACCACGCGGGCCAGATAGTCCTTTCAATAACGCTCTTCGGTCCATCGGACAAGCTTGATGCTTCGGCACAGGGTACATTGGCGAAAGAATTACTTCGCGTGTCCGACAAGCTTTCCGTGCGCAAACCAGAGAAGGCTTCCTCAGTTAGGCGCGGAGGAAAGCGCCATTGGCAGAGGGAAGCACGAAGAGTTAGGGCGCAGACGGAGGCACTCGCTACTCCCTACCGAAATGTGCGAAGGACAGGCGGATCGAGGCGACAACGAAACAAGAGAGTTGATAGCAACCAGGAAGAGTGA
- a CDS encoding esterase/lipase family protein has protein sequence MTSIELKPPSATLLALEPFRAAVDYVAGQAPLTFPLPLGDGHPVLVFPGLGVSGAATSDLRQRLQRLGYEVYDWEQGVNFGPNGDNDLQLELLGDHLKQIHSLHRRSVSLVGWSFGGIYARQLAAKYPELVRQVITLATPVDDNSDATHAGWLLNVLSSGIAPMNLDSTPHLDAAPSVPCASVYSKTDGIVAWEGCVSAESPSHRNIEVEDVSHFGMVHHPEVLRVVADLLAQDSHGSPLAVTQAVDR, from the coding sequence ATGACAAGCATTGAACTCAAGCCGCCCTCGGCAACGCTTCTGGCTCTGGAACCGTTTCGCGCAGCAGTTGACTATGTCGCTGGTCAGGCCCCACTGACCTTCCCGCTGCCACTTGGCGACGGCCACCCGGTACTTGTATTTCCAGGCTTGGGTGTCAGCGGGGCCGCCACGTCGGACTTGCGCCAGCGCCTGCAGCGGCTGGGCTACGAAGTCTATGACTGGGAACAGGGCGTCAATTTCGGGCCGAATGGTGACAATGACCTGCAGCTCGAACTCCTGGGCGACCATCTGAAGCAGATACATTCGTTGCATCGACGTTCGGTCTCGCTGGTCGGCTGGAGCTTTGGTGGTATCTATGCCCGTCAGTTGGCCGCGAAATATCCGGAACTGGTGCGTCAGGTCATCACGCTGGCGACACCTGTTGACGATAACTCGGACGCTACGCATGCGGGGTGGCTGCTGAACGTGCTGAGCAGCGGCATCGCTCCAATGAATCTCGACTCGACGCCGCACCTCGATGCAGCCCCGTCTGTTCCATGCGCTTCCGTCTATTCGAAAACTGACGGCATTGTTGCGTGGGAGGGATGTGTGTCGGCGGAGTCGCCGAGTCACCGCAACATCGAGGTCGAGGATGTGAGCCACTTTGGCATGGTCCATCATCCGGAGGTGCTGCGCGTGGTGGCAGACCTTCTCGCGCAGGATTCGCACGGTTCTCCGCTTGCGGTCACGCAGGCCGTCGACCGATAA
- a CDS encoding cupin domain-containing protein — MAFALSFSQLFSDSVGESHFASVNIELVTRNFAPPAESFDVSDFAAATRYGFVHVPSGWVGDLHPSPTCLWVFFLSGEIEFEASDGERRRVAAGGAILLGDTTGKGHQSRVIGDVPALLAMVQV, encoded by the coding sequence GTGGCGTTTGCACTGTCGTTTTCACAACTGTTTTCAGACTCGGTTGGCGAAAGTCACTTTGCGTCGGTAAACATCGAACTGGTCACCCGCAACTTCGCACCCCCCGCTGAATCCTTTGACGTGTCGGATTTCGCGGCAGCGACCCGCTACGGTTTTGTGCACGTGCCCAGCGGATGGGTCGGAGACCTTCATCCTTCGCCCACGTGCCTGTGGGTATTTTTTCTCAGCGGGGAGATTGAGTTCGAGGCCAGTGACGGTGAGCGACGTCGCGTCGCGGCAGGAGGCGCGATACTGCTTGGGGATACCACGGGCAAGGGACATCAGAGTCGTGTCATCGGCGACGTGCCGGCGCTTCTCGCCATGGTTCAAGTTTGA
- a CDS encoding diguanylate cyclase domain-containing protein: MVTISVGVTATQAGQDSDPALLIGAADRALYAAKRQGRNCICVVDVDDQEPTESELRVERGESSFFRLLILANTPPIVESAKTARDIRSTSCHRPERPRLLTGLKPKCRARRR; this comes from the coding sequence ATCGTCACGATTAGCGTCGGAGTCACTGCGACGCAGGCCGGGCAAGACAGCGACCCTGCATTGCTCATCGGAGCCGCCGACCGCGCACTGTATGCTGCCAAACGGCAAGGCAGGAATTGCATATGCGTCGTGGACGTCGATGACCAGGAGCCGACAGAGTCTGAATTGCGCGTCGAACGAGGCGAATCGTCGTTCTTTCGACTCTTGATTCTCGCCAATACGCCACCTATCGTGGAAAGTGCCAAAACGGCACGAGACATAAGGAGTACATCATGCCATCGCCCAGAAAGGCCTCGCCTGCTCACGGGGCTGAAGCCGAAATGTCGAGCAAGAAGAAGGTAG
- a CDS encoding IS110 family RNA-guided transposase, protein MPDPKPITVGIDVSKATLDVAIGVKATPLSVSNTTDGFDTLLEELARHRVALIVLEATGGLEMAVACVLQAAGYAVAVINPRQARDFARAMGQLAKTDRIDARILAQLGEVIERHPEREKFVKTLPTIEQQALAALVARRRQLITMLVSEGNRLAPAHAQTRKSIETIIQALKDELARIDSDMGGHIHSHFADLSALLRTVKGVGDATISVLIAEVPELGKLTRREISALIGVAPVNRDSGTMRGKRTIFGGRGGVRRVLYMAALVATRHNPAIRLFYRRLVEAGKPKKVALVACMRKLLTILNAMVKAGRPWDASFHGTDLKNA, encoded by the coding sequence TTGCCAGATCCGAAACCGATTACCGTTGGCATTGACGTTTCCAAGGCTACGCTGGATGTGGCGATTGGCGTCAAGGCAACGCCGCTGAGTGTCTCCAACACGACGGATGGCTTCGATACCTTGCTTGAGGAACTGGCGCGCCACCGGGTTGCGCTGATCGTGCTCGAAGCGACAGGCGGGCTGGAAATGGCAGTAGCTTGCGTATTGCAGGCCGCCGGATACGCCGTGGCAGTGATCAATCCACGGCAGGCGCGAGACTTTGCTCGTGCGATGGGGCAACTTGCGAAGACTGATCGCATCGATGCTCGCATTCTCGCCCAGCTCGGCGAAGTGATCGAACGTCATCCCGAGCGCGAGAAATTCGTCAAGACCTTGCCGACCATCGAACAGCAAGCGCTGGCGGCGCTCGTTGCGCGGCGTCGGCAGTTGATCACGATGCTCGTCTCCGAGGGCAACCGGCTGGCGCCCGCGCATGCTCAAACCCGCAAAAGCATCGAAACCATAATCCAGGCGCTGAAGGATGAACTTGCCCGTATCGATAGCGATATGGGCGGGCATATCCACTCGCACTTTGCGGACCTGTCAGCGTTGCTTCGTACCGTTAAGGGAGTGGGCGATGCAACGATTTCGGTTTTGATTGCCGAAGTCCCTGAGCTGGGCAAACTGACGCGACGGGAAATCAGTGCGCTAATTGGCGTCGCGCCAGTCAATCGCGATTCAGGCACGATGCGCGGCAAACGAACGATCTTTGGGGGCCGAGGCGGCGTGCGACGTGTCCTTTACATGGCTGCCCTGGTGGCGACCCGTCACAATCCGGCGATCAGGCTGTTTTATCGCCGCCTCGTCGAAGCCGGAAAGCCAAAGAAGGTCGCGCTCGTCGCCTGCATGCGCAAACTGCTGACCATTCTGAACGCGATGGTCAAAGCCGGCAGGCCGTGGGACGCATCGTTTCATGGGACGGACCTCAAAAATGCTTGA
- the lhpH gene encoding trans-3-hydroxy-L-proline dehydratase: MKLTRTISTVEVHTGGEAFRIVTSGLPRLPGDSIVKRRAWLKENADDIRKALMFEPRGHADMYGGYLTEPISPTADFGIIFLHNEGYSDHCGHGVIALSTAAVELGWVQRQIPETRIGIDAPCGFIEAFVQWDGEHAGNVRFVNVPSFIWKRDVTVETPSFGTVKGDIAFGGAFYFYTDGAPHDLEVRESSVEDLVRFGAEVKQAANKAFRVEHPDIPEINHIYGTIIANKPRHDGSTQANCCVFADREVDRSPTGSGTGGRVAQLYLRGELGKDETLVNESIIGTVFKGRVLSETNVGDFKAVIPEVEGNAYICGFAQWIVDERDPLTYGFLVR; the protein is encoded by the coding sequence ATGAAACTCACTCGCACCATTTCTACTGTCGAAGTCCATACCGGCGGAGAGGCGTTCCGCATCGTCACCAGCGGACTTCCTCGTCTGCCGGGCGACTCCATCGTGAAGCGTCGCGCATGGCTGAAAGAGAACGCAGACGACATTCGTAAAGCATTGATGTTCGAGCCGCGTGGCCACGCCGACATGTATGGCGGCTATCTGACTGAACCGATTAGCCCGACTGCTGACTTCGGAATCATTTTCCTCCACAACGAAGGATACAGCGACCACTGCGGACATGGCGTTATCGCGCTGTCCACCGCGGCAGTCGAGCTGGGTTGGGTCCAGCGCCAGATTCCTGAAACGCGAATCGGTATCGATGCACCCTGCGGCTTTATCGAAGCATTCGTGCAGTGGGACGGCGAACATGCCGGTAATGTTCGCTTCGTGAACGTCCCGTCGTTCATCTGGAAGCGTGATGTCACTGTCGAGACACCGTCATTCGGTACGGTCAAGGGCGACATCGCTTTCGGCGGTGCATTCTACTTCTACACCGACGGCGCGCCTCACGACCTGGAAGTTCGCGAGTCTTCGGTCGAAGACCTGGTCCGCTTCGGCGCTGAGGTGAAGCAGGCCGCAAACAAGGCCTTCCGGGTTGAACATCCGGACATCCCGGAAATCAATCACATCTACGGCACCATCATTGCCAACAAGCCGCGGCACGACGGTTCGACGCAAGCGAATTGCTGCGTGTTTGCTGACCGGGAAGTGGACCGCTCTCCAACCGGCTCGGGAACAGGCGGCCGTGTCGCTCAACTGTACCTGCGCGGCGAACTCGGCAAGGACGAAACCCTGGTAAATGAGTCCATCATCGGGACTGTTTTCAAGGGACGTGTGCTCAGCGAAACGAACGTTGGTGATTTCAAGGCGGTGATTCCGGAAGTCGAAGGCAATGCGTATATCTGCGGCTTCGCACAATGGATTGTTGATGAGCGTGACCCCCTGACGTACGGGTTCCTCGTTCGATAA
- a CDS encoding phasin family protein translates to MTSLVPEQTIGATKAGFDTAFGLTSKALLGFEKLIELNAQTVKATLAEAQELAAQSLSRKEPQAVFAVQTSQLQTAVQKAQAYWTHVNEIVSSTQAEFEATAKTVFKQPAFDTKAWFDNLSKNALPGVPGGDAIAAMWKASFGAAGQTASAAYAAATKATKKAVETAASEA, encoded by the coding sequence ATGACCTCTCTCGTCCCTGAACAAACTATCGGTGCAACCAAAGCAGGCTTCGACACAGCCTTCGGCCTTACCAGCAAGGCTTTGCTGGGCTTCGAAAAACTCATCGAGCTCAACGCGCAGACGGTCAAGGCAACGCTAGCCGAAGCGCAAGAGCTCGCTGCCCAGTCCCTTTCCAGAAAGGAGCCGCAGGCCGTTTTCGCAGTTCAGACAAGCCAGCTGCAGACCGCCGTTCAAAAAGCGCAGGCCTACTGGACGCACGTGAACGAAATCGTGTCGAGCACCCAGGCTGAATTCGAGGCGACGGCCAAAACGGTCTTTAAACAGCCTGCATTTGACACGAAGGCGTGGTTCGACAACCTGTCGAAAAATGCACTGCCGGGTGTGCCGGGCGGTGACGCGATTGCGGCTATGTGGAAGGCCAGTTTCGGTGCGGCGGGCCAGACGGCTAGCGCAGCGTATGCGGCTGCCACGAAAGCGACCAAAAAGGCCGTTGAAACCGCTGCCAGCGAAGCGTAG
- a CDS encoding branched-chain amino acid ABC transporter substrate-binding protein — MRLTITMAVLTAAGFVASANAQTVVTIGHSAPLTGPQAPNGKDNENGARLAIDELNKAGVSVGGQKVTFKLDSEDDQADPKVGVQVAQKMVDSGVVAVMGPYNSGVAIPASKVYNTAGVPMLPVASNPALTKQGFKNIFRIGASDEQLGGTMGQFAAKTLKAKTAAVIDDRTAYGQGVAEQFVKEAKANGIQIIDQQFTNSSATDFLGILTSIKSKNPDVIFFGGYASQGAPMAKQMKGRGLRAKLLGGDGICSADMGKVAGEAASIVYCAQGGVSLDKTPAGREFLQKYKAAYNIDTQVYAVSYYDGVKLLADAMVKAGTTTDKAKITAQLSKTDYKGVAGTYSFDADGDLKGAPTTVYVIKNGLPVPYGQ, encoded by the coding sequence ATGCGTCTGACCATAACAATGGCTGTTCTAACAGCCGCCGGCTTCGTCGCTTCAGCGAACGCACAAACCGTCGTCACCATCGGTCACTCGGCTCCGCTTACGGGACCGCAGGCACCAAACGGGAAGGACAATGAGAACGGAGCACGTCTTGCAATCGACGAGTTGAACAAGGCTGGCGTCAGTGTCGGCGGTCAAAAGGTGACCTTCAAACTGGACTCAGAAGACGACCAGGCTGACCCGAAAGTTGGTGTTCAGGTCGCGCAAAAAATGGTCGACAGCGGCGTGGTCGCAGTGATGGGTCCATACAACTCGGGTGTCGCTATCCCGGCTTCAAAGGTGTACAACACGGCAGGAGTCCCGATGCTGCCCGTTGCCTCGAATCCTGCGCTGACCAAGCAAGGCTTCAAGAACATCTTCCGTATTGGCGCAAGTGATGAACAACTGGGTGGCACAATGGGCCAGTTCGCAGCCAAGACGCTGAAGGCGAAGACCGCTGCAGTTATCGATGACCGAACGGCGTACGGGCAAGGAGTTGCTGAGCAGTTCGTGAAGGAAGCCAAAGCCAACGGAATCCAAATCATCGACCAGCAGTTCACCAACTCGTCGGCCACTGACTTCCTCGGCATTCTCACCAGCATCAAGTCCAAAAACCCTGACGTTATTTTCTTCGGTGGCTACGCCTCGCAAGGCGCGCCGATGGCAAAGCAAATGAAGGGTCGTGGCTTGCGCGCCAAGCTGCTCGGTGGCGACGGTATCTGCTCGGCCGATATGGGCAAGGTTGCTGGTGAGGCGGCATCCATTGTCTACTGCGCTCAAGGTGGCGTCTCGTTGGATAAAACGCCGGCCGGCCGCGAATTCCTGCAGAAATACAAGGCTGCCTACAACATCGATACGCAGGTGTACGCGGTTAGCTACTACGACGGCGTCAAGCTGCTGGCCGATGCGATGGTCAAGGCTGGCACCACGACCGATAAAGCGAAAATCACTGCCCAACTGTCCAAGACCGACTACAAAGGCGTGGCAGGAACGTACTCCTTCGATGCGGACGGCGACCTGAAGGGCGCACCGACCACCGTGTATGTCATCAAGAACGGCCTGCCGGTGCCCTACGGTCAGTGA